A genomic segment from Streptomyces antibioticus encodes:
- a CDS encoding branched-chain amino acid ABC transporter permease yields the protein MSDRTRIPKGVTALLAALLLCAPPFYLDAFWLRVGLFAMAAAIGAVGLGLLAGTAGQLSLGHAFFLAVGAYGYTWLAGDPGPALPPALAALLAVLLAGAAGGLFSPVAGRVRGIYLGVATLALVFLGHHVLLTADSVTGGFNGRSVPPLTLGGFSFGGDGSELLVLGVPFGAEERLWYLGLVLLAGTWWTARGILRGRPGRALTALRDSETAASVLGVDVARYRSAAFVVSSMYAGLAGVLLALAFRRVVPDYFGLTLSVDYLAMIVIGGLGSVAGATAGAVFVTALPLLMTRYADQLPLVAAPGTTDGGVGPTEAARYLYGAAIVLVLLYAPDGLHGLARRARARIRARPWPAARTRSPKSPPTDPTSATAARAKEPTP from the coding sequence GTGTCTGACCGGACCCGGATCCCCAAGGGCGTCACGGCGCTCCTGGCCGCGCTGCTGCTGTGCGCGCCGCCGTTCTACCTGGACGCGTTCTGGCTGCGGGTCGGCCTGTTCGCGATGGCCGCCGCCATCGGTGCCGTCGGCCTCGGCCTGCTCGCCGGAACCGCGGGCCAACTCTCCCTGGGGCACGCCTTCTTCCTCGCCGTGGGCGCCTACGGCTACACCTGGCTGGCCGGCGACCCCGGCCCCGCGCTGCCGCCCGCGCTCGCCGCGCTCCTCGCGGTGCTGCTGGCCGGCGCGGCGGGCGGACTGTTCAGCCCGGTCGCCGGCCGGGTGCGCGGCATCTACCTGGGCGTCGCCACCCTCGCGCTGGTCTTCCTCGGCCACCACGTCCTGCTCACCGCGGACTCCGTCACCGGCGGCTTCAATGGCCGCTCGGTGCCCCCGCTGACCCTCGGCGGCTTCTCGTTCGGCGGCGACGGCTCCGAACTCCTCGTGCTGGGCGTGCCGTTCGGCGCCGAGGAACGGCTGTGGTACCTGGGCCTCGTCCTGCTGGCCGGCACCTGGTGGACCGCGCGCGGCATCCTGCGCGGACGCCCCGGGCGCGCCCTGACCGCGCTGCGCGACAGCGAGACCGCGGCCTCGGTGCTGGGCGTCGACGTCGCCCGCTACCGCTCGGCGGCCTTCGTCGTGTCCTCCATGTACGCGGGACTGGCAGGGGTGTTGCTCGCGCTGGCCTTCCGCCGGGTCGTCCCCGACTACTTCGGCCTCACCCTCTCCGTCGACTACCTCGCGATGATCGTCATCGGTGGCCTCGGCTCGGTCGCCGGGGCCACCGCGGGCGCCGTCTTCGTCACCGCGCTGCCCCTGCTGATGACCCGCTACGCCGACCAACTGCCCCTGGTGGCCGCCCCCGGCACCACCGACGGCGGCGTCGGCCCGACCGAGGCCGCCCGCTACCTCTACGGCGCGGCCATCGTCCTGGTCCTGCTGTACGCCCCCGACGGACTGCACGGCCTGGCCCGCCGCGCCCGCGCCCGGATCCGCGCCCGGCCGTGGCCCGCCGCACGCACCCGCAGCCCGAAGTCCCCTCCCACCGACCCCACTTCGGCCACCGCCGCCCGAGCCAAGGAGCCCACCCCGTGA
- a CDS encoding ABC transporter ATP-binding protein, whose amino-acid sequence MPEAPPQERPALHVERLDVTYGRAQEALRSVSLTVPHGAVVALLGANGAGKTTLLRAVSGTLRLHRGTVTAGLIRYGDTALDGRDPVAAVRAGVVQVPEGRRVFAGLTVEENLRSGGLGLGRRAPEQVREARDRVYTLFPVLAERGRQAAGLLSGGEQQMLAIGRALMAAPRLLLLDEPSLGLAPRMVFRIAEVIREINEQGTAVLLVEQNAGMALSLADHAHVLEVGEVRLSGPADELARTDEVRRLYLGGTAGDQGAA is encoded by the coding sequence ATGCCCGAAGCACCCCCGCAGGAGCGGCCCGCGCTGCACGTCGAACGGCTCGACGTCACGTACGGCCGCGCCCAGGAAGCCCTGCGTTCCGTGTCCCTGACCGTCCCGCACGGCGCGGTGGTGGCCCTGCTGGGTGCCAACGGCGCCGGCAAGACCACCCTGCTGCGGGCCGTGTCGGGCACCCTGCGCCTGCACCGCGGCACCGTCACCGCCGGTCTGATCCGCTACGGCGACACGGCCCTGGACGGCCGTGACCCGGTCGCCGCCGTCCGCGCCGGGGTCGTCCAGGTCCCGGAAGGGAGAAGGGTGTTCGCCGGTCTGACCGTCGAGGAGAACCTGCGCAGCGGCGGCCTCGGGCTCGGCCGCCGCGCCCCCGAGCAGGTCCGCGAGGCCCGGGACCGCGTGTACACCCTCTTCCCGGTGCTCGCCGAACGCGGCCGGCAGGCCGCCGGACTGCTCTCCGGCGGCGAGCAGCAGATGCTGGCCATCGGCCGCGCCCTGATGGCCGCGCCCCGGCTGCTGCTCCTCGACGAGCCCTCGCTCGGCCTCGCCCCACGCATGGTGTTCCGGATCGCCGAGGTGATCCGCGAGATCAACGAGCAGGGCACGGCCGTCCTGCTGGTCGAGCAGAACGCGGGCATGGCCCTGTCCCTCGCCGACCACGCCCATGTGCTGGAGGTGGGGGAGGTCCGGCTGTCCGGTCCCGCCGACGAACTCGCCCGCACCGACGAGGTGCGCCGGCTCTACCTCGGCGGCACGGCCGGCGACCAGGGGGCCGCGTGA
- a CDS encoding ABC transporter substrate-binding protein, whose protein sequence is MKRTHHRHRTPSTAVLAASLAVLLAAATGCSSKADGKGGSAGADGVKAGPGVTDKTVRLGALTDLTGPYATLGKSIVQAQQMWADETNADGGICGRKVEIVVKDHGYDVQKAVTAYADVSPDVVALPQVIGSPVVAALLDDIERDHLLTFPQAWAASLLGKDSVQVMGTTYDVDMIAAVDFLTRTKGLAKGDTIGHVYFEGDYGSNALEGSTWAAKQAGMKVVGQKIKATDTDLSAQVSALRKAGVKAVLISAGPAQTASLVGVAASRGLRVPVVSSAPGFAPQLMKTPAAPALTALLHVVSAAPAVSSDLPGVRKMVAAYGKKYPDSLVDSGVLSGYNAAQLLGGDLKKACADGSLAREDVVKAHRATKNADTGLGSPQDFSDVSRPAALASYVLKPDAKAVGGLVGVEDAHQAPGVADYLAGRG, encoded by the coding sequence GTGAAGCGCACGCACCACAGACACCGCACCCCGTCCACCGCCGTCCTCGCCGCCTCCCTCGCCGTCCTGCTGGCCGCGGCCACCGGATGCAGCTCCAAGGCCGACGGAAAGGGCGGCTCGGCGGGCGCCGACGGCGTCAAGGCCGGCCCGGGAGTCACCGACAAGACGGTCAGGCTCGGCGCCCTCACCGACCTCACCGGCCCCTACGCCACCCTCGGCAAGTCCATCGTGCAGGCCCAGCAGATGTGGGCCGACGAGACCAACGCCGACGGCGGGATCTGCGGCCGCAAGGTCGAGATCGTCGTCAAGGACCACGGCTACGACGTGCAGAAGGCGGTCACCGCGTACGCCGACGTCTCCCCGGACGTCGTCGCGCTGCCCCAGGTCATCGGATCGCCGGTGGTCGCCGCCCTCCTCGACGACATCGAGCGCGACCATCTGCTGACCTTCCCGCAGGCATGGGCGGCCTCCCTGCTCGGCAAGGACTCGGTGCAGGTCATGGGCACCACCTACGACGTCGACATGATCGCCGCCGTCGACTTCCTCACCCGCACCAAGGGCCTCGCCAAGGGCGACACCATCGGCCACGTCTACTTCGAGGGCGACTACGGCTCCAACGCCCTGGAGGGCTCGACCTGGGCGGCGAAGCAGGCCGGGATGAAGGTCGTCGGGCAGAAGATCAAGGCCACCGACACGGACCTGTCCGCACAGGTGTCGGCGCTCCGCAAGGCCGGCGTCAAGGCCGTCCTGATCAGCGCCGGACCGGCCCAGACGGCGTCCCTGGTCGGCGTCGCCGCCTCCCGCGGACTGCGCGTCCCCGTGGTCAGCAGCGCCCCCGGCTTCGCGCCCCAGCTCATGAAAACCCCCGCCGCACCCGCCCTCACCGCCCTGCTCCACGTGGTCAGCGCCGCGCCCGCGGTCAGCTCGGACCTGCCCGGCGTGCGGAAGATGGTGGCGGCGTACGGCAAGAAGTACCCGGACTCCCTCGTCGACTCCGGCGTGCTCTCCGGCTACAACGCGGCCCAACTCCTGGGCGGCGACCTGAAGAAGGCGTGCGCGGACGGCAGCCTCGCCCGCGAGGACGTCGTCAAGGCGCACCGCGCCACGAAGAACGCCGACACCGGCCTCGGCTCCCCGCAGGACTTCTCCGACGTCTCCCGGCCGGCGGCCCTCGCGTCGTACGTCCTCAAGCCGGACGCGAAGGCGGTCGGCGGTCTGGTGGGCGTGGAGGACGCGCACCAGGCACCGGGCGTCGCCGACTACTTGGCGGGCCGCGGCTGA
- a CDS encoding ABC transporter ATP-binding protein, which yields MNLPAPPPELRFEDVTVRFAGLTALGAVSFTVVPGSVHALIGPNGAGKSTCFNVLSGLYRPESGRVRLGDTELTGLAPHRVAALGVARTFQNIVTTEGTVADNLMLGRHALTRAGFAASALRLPGAVREQRAHRERTREIAELTGLGAHFDTPVALLSYGDRKRVEFARALCLEPRVLLLDEPVAGMNGAERDRTAEVIGTVRAQLGLTVLLVEHDMGLVMRLADEVTVLDFGRTVAHGTPDEIRHHPEVLRAYLGTPGEISAPGEFTAPGRTTAPGEDSV from the coding sequence GTGAACCTCCCGGCACCGCCGCCAGAACTCCGCTTCGAGGACGTCACCGTACGGTTCGCGGGCCTGACCGCCCTCGGCGCCGTGTCGTTCACCGTCGTCCCGGGCTCCGTGCACGCCCTGATCGGCCCCAACGGCGCCGGGAAGTCCACCTGCTTCAACGTCCTGTCGGGCCTGTACCGCCCGGAGTCGGGACGGGTCCGGCTCGGCGACACCGAGCTGACCGGCCTCGCCCCGCACCGGGTCGCCGCGCTCGGGGTGGCCCGCACCTTCCAGAACATCGTCACCACCGAGGGCACCGTCGCCGACAACCTCATGCTCGGCCGGCACGCCCTGACCCGGGCCGGTTTCGCCGCCAGCGCGCTACGGCTGCCCGGCGCGGTCCGCGAGCAGCGCGCACACCGGGAGCGGACCCGTGAGATCGCCGAACTCACCGGCCTGGGCGCCCACTTCGACACACCCGTCGCCCTCCTGTCGTACGGCGACCGCAAGCGCGTCGAGTTCGCCCGCGCCCTCTGCCTGGAGCCGCGCGTGCTGCTGCTCGACGAGCCGGTGGCCGGCATGAACGGCGCCGAACGCGACCGCACCGCCGAGGTGATCGGCACCGTCCGTGCCCAACTCGGCCTGACCGTGCTGCTGGTGGAACACGACATGGGCCTGGTGATGCGGCTCGCCGACGAGGTCACCGTCCTCGACTTCGGCCGCACCGTCGCCCACGGCACCCCCGACGAGATCCGCCACCACCCCGAGGTGCTCCGCGCCTACCTCGGCACCCCCGGCGAGATCAGCGCCCCGGGCGAGTTCACGGCCCCCGGCCGGACCACCGCCCCCGGAGAGGATTCCGTATGA
- a CDS encoding helix-turn-helix domain-containing protein, which produces MQYALRSRTVARPAPAPSAVPAHRPRPQRVRSLIDADALQVLHRAARVLLADLPDLTDRLVAALQDEEPAYRAAVASDPSATWQEVHRSLRHSVSSLLDPRGHRDAARRCSWKIGASRAEQGLPLDALLHAFRLGGSLVWQGLVEETSRTAPEDVRLLVHVAADVWNFVDEHCTLVADAYRQVERQLAWRRENRLRLLAAALLDGTSRIADLPETAHALDLPEQGRYAVVAVTGGCPADTAAVRAAYGRGTRVYWHTGVEVDYGIVLLGDDDPDPGRDPGADGGPAPAHGGTRTGVGTAVTGLAAVGDARRLADLALGLCPQGGGTVRLTEHLPAALVVSAPELGSALADRVLGPLAALEPADEAVLLDTLATWLACDGSAQRAGERLYCHRNTVLNRLRRYEQLTGRSLSRPTDVVEISLALTSRGLRGTP; this is translated from the coding sequence ATGCAGTACGCCCTACGGTCACGGACCGTGGCCCGCCCCGCACCGGCCCCGTCGGCCGTGCCCGCGCACCGGCCGCGCCCGCAGCGCGTCCGGTCGCTGATCGACGCCGACGCCCTCCAGGTCCTGCACCGGGCCGCCCGGGTGCTCCTCGCGGACCTGCCCGACCTCACCGACCGGCTGGTCGCCGCGCTCCAGGACGAAGAGCCCGCCTACCGCGCGGCCGTGGCGAGCGACCCGAGCGCGACCTGGCAGGAGGTGCACCGGTCCCTGCGGCACAGCGTGTCCTCGCTCCTCGACCCGCGCGGCCACCGCGACGCGGCCCGCCGGTGCTCGTGGAAGATCGGCGCGAGCCGCGCGGAACAGGGTCTGCCGCTGGACGCCCTGCTGCACGCGTTCCGGCTCGGCGGCTCACTGGTGTGGCAGGGCCTGGTCGAGGAGACCTCCCGGACCGCCCCGGAGGACGTACGGCTGCTGGTGCATGTCGCCGCCGACGTGTGGAACTTCGTCGACGAGCACTGCACCCTCGTCGCCGACGCGTACCGTCAGGTCGAACGGCAGCTCGCCTGGCGGCGCGAGAACCGGCTGCGGCTGCTGGCCGCCGCCCTGCTCGACGGCACCAGCCGGATCGCCGACCTGCCGGAGACCGCCCACGCCCTCGACCTGCCCGAACAGGGGCGGTACGCCGTCGTCGCCGTCACGGGGGGCTGCCCCGCCGACACCGCCGCGGTCCGGGCCGCCTACGGCCGCGGTACACGCGTGTACTGGCACACGGGCGTGGAGGTGGACTACGGCATCGTGCTGCTCGGCGACGACGACCCGGACCCCGGACGGGACCCCGGCGCGGACGGCGGTCCGGCCCCCGCCCACGGCGGCACCCGTACCGGCGTCGGCACGGCCGTGACCGGACTGGCCGCCGTCGGCGACGCCCGCCGGCTCGCGGACCTCGCGCTCGGCCTGTGCCCGCAGGGCGGCGGCACGGTCCGGCTGACCGAGCACCTGCCGGCCGCGCTGGTGGTCTCCGCCCCCGAACTGGGCAGCGCCCTCGCCGACCGCGTCCTCGGCCCGCTCGCCGCCCTCGAACCCGCCGACGAGGCCGTCCTGCTCGACACCCTCGCCACCTGGCTGGCCTGCGACGGCTCCGCCCAGCGGGCCGGGGAGCGGCTCTACTGCCACCGCAACACGGTCCTCAACCGCCTGCGCCGCTACGAGCAGTTGACGGGCCGCTCACTGTCCCGCCCCACGGACGTGGTCGAGATCAGCCTCGCCCTGACGTCCCGGGGCCTGCGGGGCACTCCCTGA
- a CDS encoding helix-turn-helix transcriptional regulator produces MTGQTITAPARVVTGEPGCGRTTFLARAVRAHRAGATVSVAAGPAVPDGGLRALLRAVEAPDGTGPPPGAVPGPAVLVDALHAAAAHAPLLVCVDDAHLWDAPSRAVLGQAARRLRGTARVSLLLSVAGHRPVDPEFAGLPVIRLDPLAPAEAAALLDEVTGGDVDPAVRDDLVDAADGNPALLLAMARRLTPAQLRGHRRPPRPPADAALLTGLAGDCLTGLTDAGRDLLLRVAAALADADGEEERVDVRLVSRDLRTAVPVPELLDSTDGTLRFHSDLVRRAVYEGATPERRRAAHRALAAALEADGSPGLGTLLHRARASATPPPGTADALAGAATGPGPHGPRCAAYTRAAELAPDAARRAEWYTAAAEHALLAGRAHRARRLFDAARDHAVDRALRGRVELARGTTIRHDGPVDEARASLLLAARLLADADDPRAARTAALAAADAAWAAGDAAGCLQALPQGEDPAGGDAVPSAADYADGLRALLEGRFPAAALRLGRLVTDPETEDPPDVPETHLRAAAAALMLGDLPAARRAGTRALAADHGTGAGAAALAREYLAYTELRAGRHAVARTHAEEGLRAAHRTGRRNTAAHHHAALALAASVDSGLAEVAVHARAALAVARRHGLVQAATLAEWATARADLGHGRPREAADRLGPLVRPGPRRGHFAVWMSAVPCYVEAAVSAGRVDGGGRGDGGGRGDRGGREDGGDRRDGGDRRNGGGWEDGRGRGAGGDRRDGRGRGDGGGRRDGDGRRDGGDRGDGGDRRDGGGRGDGDGRGDGGDRRNGGGRGDGDGRRDGGGRRDGGDRRDGGGREDGRGQGAGEAGEAAEVVAVVEEFARWAGFGADPQAPAQLLRCRALLAPPDRADALYRAALGLHDRAGGDFERARTELSYGKWLRRRRRLREARDRLGAALVGFERCGARAWAEQARAELRANGVSAGGRTGTAPGLSGLTPQQLRIARWVAEGATNREVALALSVSTRTVDYHLRKAFAALGVRSRVELARLVERAQPPPGGTGADGGTSGGRAEIDRAHP; encoded by the coding sequence ATGACCGGACAGACGATCACGGCTCCCGCACGGGTGGTGACCGGTGAACCCGGCTGCGGGCGGACGACGTTCCTGGCGCGAGCGGTCCGGGCGCACCGGGCCGGTGCCACCGTGTCCGTGGCGGCCGGCCCCGCCGTACCGGACGGCGGACTGCGCGCCCTGCTCCGGGCCGTGGAGGCGCCGGACGGGACGGGGCCGCCGCCCGGCGCGGTCCCGGGTCCGGCCGTGCTGGTCGACGCGCTGCACGCCGCCGCGGCGCACGCGCCCCTGCTGGTGTGCGTGGACGACGCCCATCTGTGGGACGCCCCCTCCCGCGCCGTGCTCGGCCAGGCTGCGCGGCGGCTGCGCGGCACCGCCCGGGTGAGCCTGCTGCTGAGCGTGGCCGGACACCGCCCGGTCGACCCGGAGTTCGCCGGACTGCCGGTGATCCGCCTCGACCCGCTCGCCCCGGCGGAGGCGGCCGCGCTGCTGGACGAGGTCACGGGCGGCGACGTCGACCCGGCCGTACGGGACGATCTGGTGGACGCCGCCGACGGCAACCCGGCCCTGCTGCTGGCCATGGCCCGGCGGCTCACGCCCGCCCAGCTCCGAGGGCACCGGCGGCCGCCCCGCCCGCCGGCCGACGCCGCTCTGCTGACCGGCCTCGCGGGCGACTGTCTGACGGGGCTCACCGACGCCGGGCGGGACCTGCTGCTGAGGGTCGCGGCGGCCCTGGCGGACGCGGACGGGGAGGAGGAGCGGGTCGACGTACGCCTCGTGTCGCGGGACCTGCGGACCGCCGTCCCGGTGCCCGAGCTGCTCGACTCGACCGACGGCACCCTCCGGTTCCACAGCGACCTGGTGCGCCGCGCCGTCTACGAGGGCGCCACGCCCGAGCGGCGTCGCGCGGCCCATCGCGCGCTGGCCGCCGCGCTGGAGGCGGACGGTTCCCCTGGACTCGGCACCCTGTTGCACCGGGCCCGCGCCTCGGCGACGCCCCCGCCGGGGACGGCGGACGCCCTCGCCGGAGCCGCCACCGGCCCCGGCCCGCACGGCCCGCGCTGCGCGGCCTACACCCGCGCGGCCGAACTCGCGCCGGACGCCGCCCGGCGGGCCGAGTGGTACACGGCGGCGGCCGAACACGCCCTGCTCGCCGGACGCGCGCACCGGGCCCGTCGGCTGTTCGACGCGGCCCGCGACCACGCCGTGGACCGGGCCCTGCGCGGCCGTGTCGAACTGGCCCGCGGCACCACGATCCGCCACGACGGCCCGGTCGACGAGGCCCGCGCCTCCCTGCTCCTGGCCGCCCGTCTGCTGGCCGACGCGGACGACCCACGGGCGGCCCGGACGGCGGCCCTGGCGGCGGCGGACGCGGCCTGGGCGGCGGGCGACGCGGCGGGCTGCCTCCAGGCCCTGCCACAGGGCGAGGATCCGGCCGGGGGCGACGCCGTGCCGTCCGCCGCCGACTACGCCGACGGGCTGCGCGCCCTGCTCGAAGGGCGGTTCCCGGCGGCGGCCCTGCGGCTGGGGCGGCTGGTGACGGACCCGGAGACCGAAGATCCGCCGGACGTCCCCGAGACCCACCTCCGCGCCGCCGCCGCGGCCCTGATGCTCGGCGATCTGCCGGCCGCCCGGCGGGCCGGGACGCGGGCCCTGGCCGCCGATCACGGGACCGGTGCCGGTGCCGCCGCCCTGGCCCGGGAGTATCTCGCCTACACCGAACTGCGCGCCGGACGGCACGCGGTGGCGAGGACCCACGCGGAGGAAGGGCTGCGCGCCGCGCACCGGACGGGGCGGCGCAACACCGCCGCCCACCACCACGCGGCGCTCGCCCTGGCCGCCTCGGTCGACAGCGGCCTCGCCGAGGTCGCCGTCCACGCGCGTGCCGCGCTGGCCGTCGCCCGACGGCACGGGCTCGTGCAGGCGGCGACCCTGGCGGAGTGGGCGACGGCCCGGGCCGACCTCGGCCACGGGCGCCCCCGCGAGGCCGCCGACCGGCTCGGACCCCTGGTGCGCCCGGGACCGCGGCGCGGCCACTTCGCGGTGTGGATGTCGGCGGTGCCTTGCTATGTGGAGGCCGCCGTCTCGGCGGGCCGGGTCGATGGGGGTGGCCGGGGGGATGGTGGCGGCCGAGGGGACCGGGGCGGCCGGGAGGACGGTGGCGACCGGCGGGACGGTGGCGACCGGCGGAACGGAGGCGGCTGGGAGGACGGTCGCGGGCGAGGGGCCGGAGGCGATCGGCGGGACGGTCGCGGGCGAGGGGACGGTGGCGGCCGACGGGACGGAGACGGCCGACGGGACGGTGGCGACCGGGGGGACGGTGGCGATCGGCGGGACGGTGGCGGGCGAGGGGACGGAGATGGCCGAGGGGACGGTGGCGACCGGCGGAACGGAGGCGGCCGAGGGGACGGAGACGGCCGACGGGACGGAGGCGGCCGGCGAGACGGTGGCGACCGGCGGGACGGAGGCGGCCGGGAGGACGGTCGCGGCCAAGGGGCCGGCGAGGCCGGCGAGGCCGCCGAAGTCGTCGCCGTCGTCGAGGAGTTCGCCCGCTGGGCCGGGTTCGGGGCCGATCCCCAGGCCCCCGCTCAGCTCCTGCGCTGCCGTGCCCTGCTGGCCCCGCCGGACCGGGCCGACGCCCTCTACCGGGCCGCGCTCGGCCTGCACGACCGGGCCGGCGGCGACTTCGAGCGGGCGCGCACGGAGCTGTCGTACGGCAAATGGCTGCGGCGCAGGCGCCGGCTGCGCGAGGCGCGCGACCGGCTGGGTGCCGCCCTCGTGGGCTTCGAACGCTGCGGGGCGCGCGCCTGGGCCGAGCAGGCGCGCGCCGAACTGCGCGCCAACGGCGTCTCCGCGGGCGGCCGGACCGGGACGGCGCCGGGACTGTCCGGGCTGACCCCGCAGCAGCTCCGGATCGCCCGCTGGGTCGCCGAGGGCGCCACGAACCGGGAGGTCGCACTGGCCCTGTCGGTCAGCACCCGCACGGTCGACTACCACCTGCGGAAGGCGTTCGCGGCGCTCGGCGTGCGCTCCCGCGTCGAGCTGGCCCGGCTGGTCGAACGCGCCCAGCCACCCCCGGGCGGCACCGGTGCCGACGGGGGCACGAGCGGCGGGCGCGCCGAAATCGACCGTGCACACCCCTAG
- a CDS encoding branched-chain amino acid ABC transporter permease: MTALLDSVLAGLALGAVYALVALGFVVVFKASGVLNFAHGSLLLFGGYLVAVLHDDLGFAGALALAVVATAALAGALDRLLLQRGDPDPRAAHVQTIVTIGVDIVLLTDLSRRIGGDLLSLGDPWGDAVTRLGPVTVADSRIAAIVVSAVAIGAVFALFRYTSWGLALRAAAEDTEAAALMGVRLSRVRTLAWCLAGALAALAAVFLASFPAPGLERTTGQIALKAFPAAILGGLASPPGALAGSLLIGLTEALVAGYQSELHVLGEGFGDVAPYAVMVAVLLVRPTGLFGAKGAARV, encoded by the coding sequence ATGACCGCTCTCCTCGACAGCGTCCTGGCCGGCCTCGCCCTCGGCGCGGTCTACGCCCTGGTCGCGCTCGGCTTCGTCGTCGTCTTCAAGGCGTCCGGCGTGCTCAACTTCGCCCACGGCTCACTGCTGTTGTTCGGCGGCTACCTGGTCGCCGTCCTCCACGACGACCTCGGTTTCGCCGGTGCCCTCGCGCTGGCCGTCGTGGCGACCGCGGCCCTGGCCGGCGCCCTGGACCGGCTGCTGCTCCAGCGCGGCGACCCCGACCCCAGGGCGGCCCATGTCCAGACCATCGTCACCATCGGCGTGGACATCGTCCTGCTCACCGACCTGTCCCGGCGCATCGGCGGGGACCTGCTCTCCCTGGGCGACCCCTGGGGCGACGCGGTGACCCGGCTCGGGCCGGTGACCGTCGCCGACAGCCGGATCGCCGCGATCGTCGTCTCCGCCGTCGCCATCGGCGCCGTCTTCGCCCTGTTCCGGTACACCTCCTGGGGTCTCGCGCTGCGGGCTGCCGCCGAGGACACCGAGGCGGCGGCCCTGATGGGCGTACGGCTGAGCCGGGTGCGCACCCTCGCCTGGTGCCTGGCCGGCGCGCTCGCCGCCCTGGCGGCCGTGTTCCTCGCCTCGTTCCCCGCCCCCGGACTGGAACGCACCACCGGCCAGATCGCCCTGAAGGCGTTCCCGGCGGCCATCCTCGGCGGTCTCGCGTCCCCGCCCGGCGCCCTCGCGGGCAGCCTGCTGATCGGTCTGACCGAGGCGCTCGTGGCCGGCTACCAGTCCGAACTGCACGTGCTCGGCGAGGGGTTCGGCGACGTGGCGCCCTACGCCGTGATGGTCGCCGTCCTCCTGGTACGGCCCACCGGACTGTTCGGAGCGAAGGGAGCGGCCCGTGTCTGA